The proteins below come from a single Caenibius sp. WL genomic window:
- a CDS encoding iron ABC transporter permease, whose protein sequence is MPDTRHRLLMPVLGVLLACAAGASLALGPVALSPTRIVAALAGQGDPIASVIMLDLRLPRLLVGLLVGGMLGLGGAVLQGYLRNPLAEPSALGASNGAALGAVIAIYFGLMEWHAVALPLMAIAGGMLALALLFALAGRAGTPLTLILAGIAVSTLASAGISLALNLSPNPFAAMEIMTWLLGSLENRTLEHVWIALPCVVAGALLLLGSGRVLDALSLGEDAARALGMDLARARLPILLGLAIGVGGAVAVSGSIGFVGLIVPHLIRPFTDRSPSALLAPSFAAGALLLTLADTAVRLIPTQAELKLGVVTAFLGVPVFLVHLLKERHQW, encoded by the coding sequence CTGCCTGATACGCGCCACCGGCTGCTGATGCCGGTGCTGGGCGTGCTGCTGGCCTGCGCCGCCGGTGCATCGCTCGCGCTCGGCCCCGTCGCTCTTTCGCCCACGCGGATCGTCGCCGCGCTGGCCGGACAAGGCGATCCGATCGCCAGCGTGATCATGCTCGATCTGCGCCTGCCCCGGTTGCTTGTCGGGCTGCTGGTCGGCGGCATGCTCGGCCTCGGCGGGGCGGTGCTGCAAGGTTATCTGCGCAATCCGCTGGCCGAACCGTCCGCGCTCGGCGCTTCCAACGGCGCGGCGCTGGGCGCGGTGATCGCGATCTATTTCGGGCTTATGGAATGGCATGCCGTCGCGCTCCCCCTCATGGCAATTGCCGGGGGGATGCTGGCGCTGGCGCTGCTGTTCGCGCTGGCGGGCCGCGCGGGAACGCCGCTCACGCTGATCCTTGCCGGGATCGCGGTGTCCACGCTGGCCAGCGCGGGCATCAGCCTCGCGCTCAATCTCTCGCCCAATCCGTTCGCCGCGATGGAGATCATGACATGGCTGCTCGGTTCGCTGGAGAACCGCACGCTGGAGCACGTGTGGATTGCCCTGCCTTGCGTCGTTGCCGGGGCCCTGCTCCTGCTCGGCAGCGGCCGGGTGCTCGACGCGCTGAGCCTGGGGGAAGACGCCGCGCGGGCGCTGGGCATGGATCTGGCGCGGGCACGGCTGCCGATTCTCCTCGGCCTTGCCATCGGGGTGGGCGGCGCGGTCGCCGTATCGGGGTCTATCGGCTTCGTCGGCCTGATCGTGCCGCATCTGATCCGCCCGTTTACGGACCGCAGCCCTTCCGCCCTGCTGGCGCCCTCGTTCGCCGCCGGGGCCCTGCTGCTCACGCTGGCCGACACCGCCGTGCGCCTGATCCCGACGCA